The following are encoded together in the Limanda limanda chromosome 12, fLimLim1.1, whole genome shotgun sequence genome:
- the LOC133015314 gene encoding histone H2B-like codes for MPDIAKPAPKKGSKKAVAKAPGKGGKKRRKSRKESYAIYVYKVLKQVHPDTGISSKAMGIMNSFVSDIFERIAGEASRLAHYNKRSTITSREIQTAVRLLLPGELAKHAVSEGTKAVTKYTSSK; via the coding sequence ATGCCTGACATAGCGAAGCCTGCGCCCAAGAAGGGCTCCAAGAAAGCGGTGGCCAAGGCCCCCGGTAAGggtggaaagaagaggagaaagtccAGGAAGGAGAGCTACGCCATCTACGTGTACAAAGTGCTGAAGCAGGTCCACCCCGACACCGGGATCTCCTCCAAGGCCATGGGCATCATGAACTCCTTCGTGAGCGACATCTTCGAGCGCATCGCCGGTGAGGCCTCTCGTCTGGCTCATTACAACAAGCGCTCCACCATCACCTCCAGGGAGATTCAGACCGCCGTCCGCCTGCTGCTGCCCGGGGAGCTGGCTAAACACGCCGTGTCTGAGGGCACCAAGGCCGTGACCAAGTACACCAGCTCCAAGTAA